DNA from Desulfonatronum sp. SC1:
CATCGCCAACCGCCAGACCAAGCAGGTCAGTCTGCTGCAAGCCCCGGAAATGACCCTGAACAAGAAACTGATCGCCCGGTATGGCGGTTACCCCAATCCGGGCCAGGGGACCATCAAGCAGGGCGTGGACGTGTTCCTGACCTTCAAGAACGCCGAGGCCAATGGGCTGGGCCTGCCCCTGCCCAAGGGGATCGTCCGGGCCTATCAGGAAAGCCGGGATGGCAGCACCCTGTTCATCGGCGAGGATCGCATCGACCACACGCCCCGGGACGCGGACGTGGAACTGCGCATGGGCCAGGCCTTTGACGTGAACGTGGAGCGGACCATGACCGCCCATGAGCAGGTGGGCCGCAACGTGATCCGCTACACCTGGGAGATCCGTGTCCGGAACAGCAAGGACGAGCCGCAACACATCCTGCTGGAGGACACGCTGTTCGGCGACTGGCGGATCACCACTTCCAGTCACGACCACGAACGGCTGGACGCCCGCCGGATCCGCTTCACCCTGGACGTCCCGCCTTCCAGCCAGCAAGACCAGTTGCTGCTGACCTATACCGTGGAAACGCGGTCCTGATCGTCCCGACCAATCAGGATCAATCTCAAAAAACGACCTCACATGCCCGGAAACATAGCCAAAAACATTCCCAGACACTGGCTCCTGAAAAGCGAACCCAACTGCTTTTCCATCGATGACCTGGCCGCGGCCCCGGACCAGACCACCTTCTGGGACGGGGTGCGCAATTATCAGGCCCGGAATCTGATGCGCGAGATGCGCGTCGGAGACCAGGCCCTGTACTACCACAGCCAGACCAACCCCTCGGTGGTCGGCCTGGCCGAGATCGTCCGCGAGGCCTATCCGGACCACACGGCCTGGGACCCGCAAAGCGGCCACTTCGATCCCAGATCCACCCGGGAAAAACCGCTCTGGGACATGGTGGACATTCGACTGGTCCGTAAATTCGCCCACCCCTTGCCCCTACCCATGCTGCGCACGGTGGCCGATCTGGTCGGCATGGAACTGCTGCGCAAGGGCAGTCGGCTTTCGGTCCAACCCGTGACCGAGTCTCAGTTCAAGACCATCCTGCGGTTGGCCGAGGAAGCAACGGAGGCATACTCATGACCCACGAGGAACTGATCGAGAAAGCCTGGCGCATCACGCCCCCTGGCCGGCAAGCGGCCCGGGAGCGTTTCAACTCACGCACTCACGATTTGTCTTGCTTGAAACCATCCCCCATGCTAAAAAAGCAATATTTTGAATGTGCTTTTCTTATAGTCTCAACCAAGAGGCATCGGGCACGGACATCGAACCCTCATCGCAAGGAGGTCTTATGAGCGTGGATTCCAAGGAACTGTTGGCCAAGATTTCAGGTTTTTACCCTGAGCTGGAGAAATACGGCGTGACCATGACCACGACGTTCGACGAGGCCAAAAAGGCCTGGGTGGTCACCCTGACGAAAGATGGCAATGAGCAAAAGACCCACATTGAGCAGGAAGACGCGGAAAAATGTGTCCAGGGTGTCGAGTGCATCCACCTGGGCGTGCATGTCGCGGACTTCATTCGCGTCTACTGCCAGGGCGGAGAAGCCTGCAAGGTCTGATACAAAAATAGCCGTCACCCCCTTGATGAATGACGGCCTTTACGTTTTCACGAAAAGAGGCACGGACGATCCGCGTCCGTGCCTCTTTTCAATTCAACCATCACCGCTTTTTCACCTTCACCACCCATCGAGTCCAACCCATGGCGAACAGCCCTTCTCCCGTCGACCCTTCTTCACGCTCCGCAACTTCCCACCAGGCCCTCGTCGAGACGCCGCTTCCGATTGCAACGGGGACCCAGGTCCACGTCCTGGCCAACGGCCTTACCGTGCTCGTCCACGAGGACGACCGCTTCCCCCTGGTCTCGATCCGGCTGTTCGTTCGGGCCGGCTCGGCCCACGAAGCCCCGGAACAGGCCGGGATCAGCCACCTGCTCGAACATATGGTCTTCAAGGGCACTCCCCGCCGGGCCCAGGGCCAGGCCGCCGTGGATATCGAATCCCTGGGCGGCGAGCTGAACGCGGCCACGGGGTTCGACGCCACCATGTACATCGTGGATCTGCCCGCGGAGCACTGGGCCATGGGCCTGGATGTGATCCAGGACATGATCTTCAACGCCGCCTTCGACCCCGATGAACTGGAGTCGGAGCGCCGGGTCATCCTGGCTGAGATGGACCAGGGCGACGATGACCCGCACCGCCGGATATTCAAATCCGTTCAGGAACGCATCTGGGCGGGAACGCCTTATGCCCGGCCGATCATCGGCGTTCCGGAAACGGTTCGCTCCATCACCCGGGACGACATCGCGGCCTATGTCCGGTCCCGCTACCAGCCGGGGAACATGGTCCTGGTGCTGTGCGGCGACGTACGGTCTGAAGAGGTCCTGGAGCAGTCTCGTGAGCTTTTCGGCCACCTGACCAACCACGGTGAACGTCATTTTGGCCATTGTCCGGCCCCGCTCATGTCCGCCCACAATGGTGCAAAAGATGTTGCCCAAAATGATGCACAAGGCGTTTCGGGCGGCTCGGCCCCACATATCGCCATCCACCAGGGCCCCTGGCAAAAAGCCCATTTTTTCCTGGCCCTGCCCATTCCCGGTCTGCGGGACGTGCACAGCGTGGGCTTGGACGTGCTGGCCCACATGCTGGGCGGAGACCGGACCTCCCTGCTGTACCGCAAATTCAAGTATGAACAAGGGATAGTGGACACCATCTCCGCTTCAGCCAC
Protein-coding regions in this window:
- a CDS encoding EVE domain-containing protein translates to MPGNIAKNIPRHWLLKSEPNCFSIDDLAAAPDQTTFWDGVRNYQARNLMREMRVGDQALYYHSQTNPSVVGLAEIVREAYPDHTAWDPQSGHFDPRSTREKPLWDMVDIRLVRKFAHPLPLPMLRTVADLVGMELLRKGSRLSVQPVTESQFKTILRLAEEATEAYS